One window from the genome of Leptospira johnsonii encodes:
- a CDS encoding cellulose synthase family protein, producing the protein MLTVVTVLFLGIYALDILGLFFFGIHTYIMVYLYKKYNTNCDTDPSRNLSLDDPSLPIVTVQLPIFNEFYVVDRLIDSTIALKYPKDKLEIQVLDDSTDETIQKAASLVAKYKAQGFDIHHLHRTNRVGHKAGALDEGMRVSKGDYIAIFDADFMPDPDFLLKTMAYFDDPQIGMVQARWGHINADYNILTKAQSFGIDGHFMIEQVARNGSKLWMNFNGTAGTWRKKTIEDAGGWEHDTLTEDFDLSYRAELRGWKFRYFKDVVCPAEIPAMMSAYKSQQFRWCKGSIQTAVKLLPRIWKADLPWKTKAEAVTHLINYSVHPLMIVNILFSAPLLLMEYWSGFSFYDLPLEVLSGTAAVLSIGSVGPLFFYAYSQKTLYKDWKKRLVYLPILIMIGTGIAIVNTRAWLEAVLGIQSSFKRTPKLRIEKNTDALKDRLKYTVPLDFHVVLEFLLGCYCVFSVVLSFLVGRPYIVGFLLIYGIGFFFVAFKSFQEFTWKYKETRNAAQEEIPQEA; encoded by the coding sequence ATGCTCACTGTAGTCACTGTTCTGTTTTTGGGAATTTACGCCCTGGATATTCTAGGATTATTCTTCTTTGGAATTCACACATATATCATGGTGTATCTGTACAAAAAGTACAACACCAATTGTGATACAGACCCGAGCAGAAACCTTTCTTTGGACGATCCAAGCCTTCCTATCGTCACAGTCCAACTTCCTATTTTTAACGAATTTTACGTAGTAGATCGTCTGATCGACTCCACAATTGCTTTAAAATATCCTAAAGATAAATTAGAAATCCAAGTTCTGGATGATTCTACCGACGAAACCATCCAAAAAGCGGCCTCCTTAGTGGCAAAATACAAGGCTCAAGGTTTCGATATCCATCACCTTCACAGAACCAATCGTGTAGGTCATAAGGCAGGAGCCTTGGACGAAGGGATGAGAGTTTCTAAAGGAGACTACATCGCTATTTTCGATGCGGACTTCATGCCGGATCCTGATTTCCTTCTCAAAACCATGGCATACTTCGACGATCCTCAGATCGGAATGGTGCAAGCTCGTTGGGGACATATCAACGCAGATTATAATATTCTAACCAAAGCTCAAAGTTTCGGTATCGACGGTCACTTTATGATCGAGCAGGTAGCAAGAAACGGCTCCAAACTTTGGATGAACTTCAACGGTACTGCAGGTACTTGGAGAAAGAAGACAATTGAGGACGCAGGCGGTTGGGAGCATGATACTCTTACCGAAGACTTCGATCTTTCTTACCGTGCAGAATTAAGAGGTTGGAAGTTCCGTTATTTTAAAGATGTGGTTTGCCCTGCAGAGATCCCTGCGATGATGTCTGCATACAAGTCTCAGCAATTCCGCTGGTGTAAGGGTTCTATCCAAACTGCAGTAAAACTTCTTCCTCGTATCTGGAAAGCGGATCTACCTTGGAAAACCAAGGCTGAGGCTGTGACTCACTTGATCAATTATTCTGTTCACCCACTCATGATAGTGAACATTCTATTTAGCGCTCCATTACTATTAATGGAATACTGGTCTGGTTTCAGCTTCTACGATCTTCCGTTGGAAGTGTTATCTGGAACCGCAGCGGTCCTTTCTATCGGATCCGTGGGACCTCTATTCTTCTACGCATATTCACAGAAAACATTATACAAAGATTGGAAAAAGAGATTAGTATATCTTCCAATTCTGATCATGATCGGAACCGGGATCGCGATCGTAAACACAAGAGCTTGGCTCGAAGCTGTTTTAGGGATCCAATCTTCCTTCAAACGAACTCCTAAATTGAGAATCGAAAAGAACACGGACGCTCTGAAAGATAGGCTGAAATATACCGTTCCTTTGGACTTCCATGTAGTTCTTGAGTTCCTATTGGGTTGTTATTGTGTGTTTTCAGTTGTGCTATCTTTCTTAGTGGGACGTCCTTATATCGTGGGCTTCCTATTGATCTATGGGATCGGTTTCTTCTTCGTTGCCTTTAAATCTTTCCAAGAATTTACCTGGAAATATAAAGAAACAAGAAACGCGGCTCAGGAAGAGATCCCTCAGGAAGCCTGA
- a CDS encoding PTS sugar transporter subunit IIA, whose product MNQLLALLKPETVIFEIEGSSKEEVINQLLQKAVDSTLIARDDRDLVYESLMAREKSMSTGIGSGVAIPHCSVNLVDELKCVMGLSRKGIDFDAIDHLPVHIFILLIVPKSKFQEHIKTLAQIAKTLNVKEDREKLILSKNFEEIRKAFSA is encoded by the coding sequence ATGAACCAGCTCCTCGCTTTACTTAAGCCAGAGACTGTAATTTTTGAAATAGAAGGTTCCTCTAAGGAAGAAGTGATTAATCAACTTCTCCAGAAGGCCGTCGACTCGACGCTAATTGCAAGAGACGACAGAGACCTCGTGTACGAATCTCTTATGGCGAGAGAAAAATCCATGTCCACAGGCATCGGCAGCGGGGTAGCGATCCCGCATTGTTCGGTCAATCTGGTGGACGAGCTCAAATGTGTGATGGGCCTGTCCCGAAAGGGGATCGATTTTGATGCAATCGACCATCTTCCTGTTCATATTTTTATTCTTCTAATCGTTCCCAAATCCAAATTCCAAGAACATATCAAAACCCTGGCTCAGATCGCAAAAACCCTCAATGTGAAAGAGGATCGCGAAAAACTGATCCTTTCCAAAAATTTCGAAGAGATCCGGAAAGCTTTCTCCGCTTGA
- a CDS encoding glutamate ligase domain-containing protein, whose protein sequence is MSIPDFLEFGSKLTNLEKTRNFNVFGDYSLDPFRKLIDSHGWRDRKKERLRISVVGTNGKGSVSHFLAGSFSNLGNKTGLYTSPHLFDPKERIRLSPNFDPVNEEDLKEISNILFTESNAEELSFLSWFEWFTLGSFVLFEKKDITVQVYEAGLGGRLDATKLSEPDILVVCAIGEDHKAVLGNTKEAILKEKLGIVSERTKIVFALEPEPSLLKILKEFCSEKNLELFLFPSLPEGRSYLDHNQEYVKFIVQNLQRNIYRGLSSLEKAGQANSKPLVLPPGRLEIVSNSPMIVFDPAHNPDAIRVTLASLSSAFPGKRFSILAGFLPDKEGESMAEKLLDYTKIQKSNLYFLDSKEFKLPQGFESHAISREQVQETLQSLGSEEEGTLVLGSFRLYSYIKT, encoded by the coding sequence ATGTCCATCCCAGATTTTTTAGAATTCGGATCCAAATTAACCAATTTAGAAAAGACCAGGAATTTTAACGTATTTGGGGACTACTCCCTGGATCCATTCCGTAAACTGATCGATTCCCATGGATGGAGAGATCGAAAAAAAGAAAGACTTAGGATCTCAGTTGTCGGGACAAATGGAAAAGGTTCCGTTTCCCATTTTTTAGCGGGAAGTTTCTCCAATCTAGGAAACAAAACAGGTCTTTATACTTCTCCCCATCTATTCGACCCGAAAGAAAGGATCAGACTAAGTCCGAATTTCGATCCGGTAAACGAAGAAGATCTAAAAGAGATTTCTAATATACTATTCACTGAAAGTAATGCAGAAGAACTTTCTTTTCTTTCTTGGTTCGAATGGTTTACCTTGGGTTCTTTTGTTTTATTCGAAAAGAAGGATATTACTGTCCAAGTATATGAAGCAGGGTTAGGAGGAAGGTTAGACGCTACAAAACTGTCGGAACCGGACATACTTGTAGTCTGCGCTATAGGAGAAGATCACAAGGCCGTATTAGGGAATACGAAAGAAGCCATCCTGAAAGAAAAACTGGGGATCGTATCCGAAAGAACTAAAATTGTATTCGCATTAGAACCAGAACCTTCTCTCTTGAAAATACTTAAAGAGTTTTGTTCCGAAAAGAATTTAGAATTATTTCTTTTCCCTTCCCTACCGGAAGGAAGATCCTATCTGGACCATAATCAAGAATACGTAAAGTTTATCGTACAGAACTTACAGAGAAATATTTATAGGGGACTGTCTTCTTTGGAAAAAGCCGGACAAGCAAATTCCAAACCTCTTGTACTTCCACCTGGTAGATTAGAGATCGTATCTAATTCTCCGATGATCGTATTCGATCCGGCTCATAATCCGGATGCAATCAGAGTAACGCTTGCATCTTTATCTTCCGCATTTCCAGGCAAAAGATTCTCCATCTTAGCGGGATTTTTACCGGACAAAGAAGGAGAATCCATGGCGGAGAAACTTTTGGATTATACGAAAATCCAAAAGTCGAATTTGTATTTTTTAGATTCTAAAGAATTCAAACTTCCCCAAGGATTCGAGTCTCACGCGATTTCCAGGGAACAGGTCCAGGAGACACTACAGTCCCTCGGATCCGAGGAAGAAGGGACCCTGGTCTTAGGAAGTTTTAGATTGTATTCTTATATCAAAACGTAA
- a CDS encoding PEGA domain-containing protein has translation MKLLFLRKLSAFVLLICSAPFFVGTPTYAIDEYYRFPEYSSPEKIQFEKERKLCIFPLRNLSGDSSLDFYSSGYASVLYSGLKSLVQIYDESLIPKSIQHSFGPNPSGVKPNLREGEWDYTGLEKLKKGELSLNVSRDPRYLILKVQPYETETAPDEGFIIPISRKYDCFYSTYGEFEKKGEEIRISIRIRSSKDGSKKEFSHKTSVRRSYQELSPVTEEIRKTLLGKHTKSLSVKTGNQYDSLVFLDGNYIGKTPLKRNDILSGIHDVRITKNGYSDWIGQVDLRESPKDLDIVLEKDKKEGFLSVDSDPQGAKVYLGSEYLGVTPLVKVPVKIGWNRLRFVLGDHVDQFKGVEIKKGEVSEVKARLKEGESVSYYRNKKYLFLDHTYDDFAIYSLYGSLFFYAGYYYFNLRADQALENARPMVQITNFAALQELQQSSPNFQTFALSYFYQESIYNDAKSKSDYFRSISGRFGKHQGIHGGLMLYGIGTMLILSATFYALGLDSETLEVGVAPVKTMPTFVRGLEGQYETESYAKFNMKF, from the coding sequence TTGAAATTATTATTCCTCCGAAAGTTATCCGCTTTTGTTTTGCTGATTTGTTCGGCTCCTTTCTTTGTAGGAACTCCAACATACGCGATAGACGAGTATTATCGTTTTCCTGAATATTCTTCCCCTGAAAAGATCCAATTCGAGAAAGAAAGAAAACTTTGTATTTTCCCTCTTAGGAATTTATCCGGAGATTCCTCTTTGGATTTTTATTCTTCCGGTTATGCGTCCGTTCTGTATTCGGGGTTAAAATCTTTAGTTCAGATCTACGACGAATCACTAATCCCTAAGTCTATCCAACATTCTTTCGGTCCAAATCCTTCGGGGGTTAAACCGAATTTAAGAGAAGGGGAATGGGATTATACAGGACTTGAAAAATTAAAAAAGGGAGAACTTTCCTTAAACGTTTCCAGAGATCCAAGATATTTGATTTTGAAGGTCCAACCTTATGAAACGGAAACCGCTCCCGACGAAGGATTTATTATTCCAATCTCTAGAAAATACGACTGTTTCTATTCTACGTACGGAGAATTTGAGAAGAAGGGAGAGGAGATCCGGATCAGCATTCGAATTAGATCGTCTAAGGACGGTTCTAAGAAAGAATTCTCTCATAAAACAAGTGTTAGACGATCTTATCAGGAATTAAGCCCGGTCACAGAAGAGATCCGCAAGACACTTTTAGGAAAACATACTAAATCGCTTTCAGTTAAAACAGGAAATCAATATGATTCCTTGGTATTTTTGGATGGGAATTATATAGGTAAAACTCCTTTAAAAAGAAATGATATTCTTTCGGGGATCCACGACGTCCGTATTACTAAAAACGGATATTCCGACTGGATAGGCCAAGTGGACCTGAGAGAATCTCCTAAAGATCTAGATATCGTATTAGAAAAAGATAAAAAAGAAGGTTTTCTCTCCGTAGATTCCGATCCTCAAGGAGCTAAAGTATATTTAGGCTCCGAATATTTAGGAGTTACTCCACTCGTAAAGGTTCCGGTCAAAATAGGTTGGAATAGATTGAGATTCGTTTTAGGAGATCATGTAGACCAATTCAAAGGAGTAGAGATCAAAAAAGGAGAAGTATCCGAAGTCAAGGCCAGACTGAAGGAAGGGGAATCCGTTTCATATTATAGAAATAAAAAGTATTTATTCTTAGATCATACCTATGACGATTTTGCGATCTACTCCCTTTACGGAAGTTTGTTCTTTTATGCAGGATATTATTATTTTAATTTAAGAGCGGACCAGGCTTTGGAAAATGCAAGGCCCATGGTCCAGATCACAAATTTTGCGGCTCTTCAGGAATTACAGCAGTCTTCTCCAAATTTTCAGACATTTGCTCTTTCTTATTTCTATCAGGAAAGTATCTACAACGATGCTAAGAGTAAGTCCGATTATTTCAGATCCATTTCCGGAAGATTTGGAAAACACCAAGGGATCCACGGTGGGCTCATGTTGTACGGGATTGGGACGATGCTGATCCTGTCGGCGACATTTTATGCGTTAGGTTTGGATTCTGAAACTTTGGAAGTAGGAGTGGCCCCTGTTAAGACCATGCCAACTTTTGTAAGAGGCTTGGAAGGACAGTATGAAACAGAGTCTTATGCAAAATTTAATATGAAATTTTGA
- a CDS encoding 4Fe-4S dicluster domain-containing protein, giving the protein MFSKPFLLQPRTVKETGNRKTVLDEAYTLFPDRDALLLKDFPVRVSVGDPLYKQSSGLVLSPVNGIASLEHTEEGSKIRIVQDGNFIGSKPWIPKVLKKEEALEPMDRLGLVSLDFPEHSLLSYFKSRQKTSLIILAPFTRNQDVDYLPELRKNLECHARFLEVLKSLFPEAQIRDYISGLKSPVKNYAYPWGIPEYFLSQTEKLPFSKIKEILYLGPETLYNLYRALFADFPFIEREIALYFLGKNGGLRKADSTVRIRNGQSLKFLFEEYGPKYSNFTLNSFYEKNPVRDIKKGFYWDIRQNYSLVFLTKHDSGRREFPCVECGECSYNCPTQANPMALVSSFGNFNSSLCMECGICTFLCPSTISLRTRIRTWKEANHGF; this is encoded by the coding sequence TTGTTCTCAAAACCGTTCCTCCTCCAACCCAGGACCGTAAAAGAAACGGGAAATCGCAAAACGGTCCTGGACGAAGCCTACACCCTCTTCCCGGATAGAGACGCCTTATTACTTAAGGATTTTCCAGTCCGGGTAAGTGTAGGAGATCCCCTCTACAAACAATCTTCAGGTTTAGTTTTATCTCCGGTTAACGGGATCGCTTCTTTAGAACATACTGAAGAAGGTTCCAAGATCCGCATCGTACAAGACGGAAACTTTATAGGTTCCAAACCTTGGATACCAAAAGTTCTCAAAAAAGAAGAAGCACTCGAACCGATGGACAGACTAGGTCTGGTTAGTTTGGACTTTCCGGAACATTCTCTTTTATCTTACTTCAAATCCAGACAAAAAACTTCACTTATCATCTTAGCTCCATTCACTAGAAACCAAGATGTGGACTATCTTCCTGAGTTAAGAAAAAATTTGGAATGCCACGCTCGTTTTCTGGAAGTTTTAAAATCTCTTTTTCCGGAAGCTCAGATCAGAGACTATATTTCCGGCCTGAAATCTCCTGTTAAAAATTACGCTTACCCTTGGGGGATTCCGGAGTATTTCCTTTCTCAGACTGAAAAATTGCCTTTTTCTAAAATTAAGGAAATCTTATATTTAGGCCCGGAAACATTATATAATCTTTATCGAGCTTTGTTCGCTGATTTTCCTTTTATAGAAAGGGAGATCGCTCTCTATTTCTTAGGGAAGAATGGTGGGCTTAGAAAAGCGGATTCTACTGTTCGTATCCGTAACGGACAGAGCTTGAAATTTCTATTTGAAGAATACGGTCCTAAGTATTCTAACTTCACTCTAAATTCTTTTTACGAAAAAAATCCGGTCAGAGATATCAAAAAAGGTTTCTATTGGGATATCAGACAGAATTATTCCCTGGTATTTTTGACCAAACACGATTCGGGGAGAAGGGAATTCCCTTGTGTGGAATGCGGAGAATGTTCCTATAATTGCCCTACGCAAGCAAATCCTATGGCCTTGGTTTCCAGTTTCGGCAATTTTAATTCTTCGCTTTGTATGGAATGCGGGATCTGCACATTTCTTTGTCCTTCTACCATTTCTTTAAGGACCCGAATTCGAACTTGGAAGGAGGCGAATCATGGCTTTTAG
- a CDS encoding ABC transporter permease subunit gives MVEEAKRFLIFAVFLSAISVFFSQLRSLNKEFLEADSGIQVQDSADRSANTVFAKEYLKFWKGLVSFDLGETESGDPVLSHILSRFWPTLHLAGFAVLTGTFFSVFLALVSLLPRFRFLGEVFGFISQLILSTPVFVVSVFLLVFFFLILGWLPPGGYEPGNTAYVILPGVALGSRVFARLFIFAHQLAGTEKKSAYTNVLKARGYSENRILFRHILLKVSPVLLILILLDLSSLLSGAIVVEEIFFFPGIGKSMYHAIRTMDSALLSALLFYSGTVFYILTRVSERVRDRLLGWEAGAA, from the coding sequence TTGGTAGAAGAAGCGAAACGCTTTTTGATCTTTGCGGTTTTTCTTTCCGCGATTTCGGTATTTTTCTCCCAGCTCAGATCCTTGAATAAGGAATTTTTAGAGGCGGATTCTGGGATCCAGGTTCAGGATTCCGCAGATAGATCTGCTAATACGGTTTTTGCGAAAGAATATCTGAAATTCTGGAAAGGCCTGGTCAGTTTCGATCTAGGAGAAACCGAATCCGGAGATCCTGTTCTTTCTCATATTCTTTCCAGATTTTGGCCTACTTTACATTTAGCCGGGTTCGCGGTCTTAACAGGCACATTCTTTTCCGTTTTTTTAGCCTTGGTATCTCTTCTTCCTCGCTTCCGATTTCTGGGAGAAGTTTTCGGATTTATCAGCCAATTGATCTTATCCACTCCTGTGTTCGTAGTTTCCGTTTTTCTGTTAGTGTTTTTTTTTCTGATACTAGGCTGGCTTCCTCCCGGAGGTTATGAGCCCGGAAATACCGCTTACGTGATCCTGCCGGGAGTCGCGCTTGGTTCCAGAGTATTTGCCAGACTTTTTATTTTTGCCCACCAACTGGCCGGAACGGAAAAAAAATCCGCATACACAAACGTTCTAAAGGCCAGAGGATATTCAGAAAATAGAATATTGTTCCGGCATATTCTTTTGAAAGTTTCTCCTGTGCTTCTAATTTTGATCTTATTGGACTTAAGCTCTTTACTCTCGGGCGCAATTGTTGTGGAGGAGATCTTCTTCTTTCCCGGGATCGGGAAGTCCATGTATCATGCGATAAGAACCATGGATTCTGCATTACTTTCCGCACTTTTGTTTTATAGCGGAACAGTGTTTTATATTCTGACCAGGGTCTCTGAAAGAGTAAGAGACCGGCTTTTAGGTTGGGAGGCGGGTGCCGCTTGA
- a CDS encoding motility protein A, which translates to MRSAILGLIAAFASVLLAILLEEAHFLSFLKLSALVLILGGTAGATFASYSPEEFANLIIHLRESLFPKREFSLSDVFLDFAEKARKNGLLSLEDQLAGVPDAFLRKGIQLIVDGTDPRAVEEILFEAAEGLENKETRSAKILETAGGFSPTIGIIGTVMGLVSVLENLGAGTRALGEGIATAFIATFYGIAFANLAYFPLANRLRTWAFSRDRRRQAIIRGIISLQTGDNRRILVERMAPFL; encoded by the coding sequence ATGCGTTCGGCCATCTTAGGTTTAATTGCCGCATTTGCTTCGGTACTATTAGCAATCTTATTGGAAGAAGCGCATTTTCTTTCCTTTCTCAAACTATCCGCACTCGTATTGATCTTAGGCGGAACTGCGGGCGCGACATTTGCAAGTTATAGTCCGGAAGAATTCGCAAACCTGATCATTCACCTGAGAGAATCACTTTTTCCTAAAAGAGAATTTTCCCTCTCCGACGTATTTTTGGATTTCGCAGAAAAAGCCAGAAAAAACGGACTATTATCCTTAGAAGACCAACTCGCGGGAGTACCCGACGCTTTCTTAAGAAAAGGGATCCAACTCATCGTAGATGGGACAGATCCAAGAGCAGTAGAAGAAATTTTATTCGAAGCAGCAGAAGGTCTGGAGAATAAAGAAACCCGCTCCGCAAAAATTCTAGAAACCGCGGGAGGATTCTCTCCAACGATCGGGATCATCGGAACAGTAATGGGACTTGTGAGCGTATTGGAAAACTTAGGTGCGGGGACCAGAGCTCTCGGAGAAGGGATCGCCACTGCATTTATTGCAACCTTTTACGGGATCGCATTTGCAAACTTAGCTTACTTCCCATTGGCAAATCGACTTAGGACCTGGGCGTTTTCCAGAGACAGAAGAAGGCAGGCGATTATCCGAGGAATCATTTCTCTACAAACAGGAGACAACAGAAGAATCCTTGTCGAGAGAATGGCTCCCTT
- a CDS encoding ABC transporter permease: MKNLNLLRYGTISLYLILVIFGILFKSAPTELNLKESFLPPSLDFPFGKDRLGRDVFSMFAYGSLATFLFAFPARVLTLVVASLVGLASYTSPFFKKNVFSPLSSVFVSLPSLLLALLVVQVFGAGPVPLFLAIILGDWAQAYETVRAKIDEVSTSGYALAASCFGSSRSYIFRAHLLPQAFQILRVLLFTGLPAVVMTLAIFGFLGISAAGEVFGPGLGEQIAFSKDYAQNAPWSLVFPTLGILGLVMTVGGKRS, encoded by the coding sequence TTGAAAAATCTAAACCTGCTTCGTTATGGCACGATCTCTCTATATTTGATTTTAGTGATATTTGGGATATTATTCAAGTCTGCTCCTACTGAATTGAACTTAAAGGAATCTTTTCTTCCTCCTTCTTTGGATTTTCCTTTCGGTAAGGATAGATTAGGAAGGGATGTGTTCTCAATGTTTGCGTATGGGAGTTTGGCTACTTTCTTATTCGCTTTTCCTGCAAGAGTGCTCACATTGGTTGTAGCTTCCTTGGTCGGATTGGCTTCTTATACTAGTCCATTTTTTAAGAAGAATGTATTTTCTCCCTTGTCATCCGTATTTGTCTCTCTCCCTTCTCTTCTCTTAGCGTTATTAGTGGTCCAGGTTTTCGGAGCGGGGCCGGTTCCTTTGTTTTTGGCAATCATTCTGGGCGATTGGGCCCAGGCATATGAAACTGTCAGAGCAAAAATAGACGAGGTAAGCACAAGCGGGTATGCATTGGCCGCTTCTTGTTTCGGATCGAGTAGATCTTATATTTTTAGGGCACATCTTCTTCCTCAAGCGTTTCAAATATTAAGAGTGCTTTTGTTTACTGGACTCCCTGCTGTGGTGATGACACTTGCTATCTTCGGATTTTTAGGAATTTCTGCTGCGGGAGAGGTTTTCGGTCCAGGTCTTGGAGAACAAATTGCGTTTTCCAAAGATTACGCGCAGAATGCTCCTTGGTCTTTGGTATTCCCTACATTGGGCATTCTAGGTTTAGTAATGACAGTAGGAGGAAAACGTTCTTGA